From a single Candidatus Izimaplasma bacterium HR1 genomic region:
- the galE gene encoding UDP-glucose 4-epimerase: MRKIVAGILSVGSGIGQSVVDSCLRSNLNLFTVGLSNSHLSYGGFLCDKFDIIPGVKEAKYLDVLIEKCYEYSINVLIPGLDFEVLVLSRNKKIFEDKGIKIIVADHSFVSVVRAKKDYASVFSNFCCHFVKSFSTTELQNEEIQFPVICKPNEGSGSNGVSIIFNKTEINRDNDNYFYQEIAFPESLDENFELYCQSIDKGVICQISEISAQIVVGKNGNVLGRMCTKNELKNGVPIKMIPYDDKKVWKVIDELLPSFISLGYSGPLNIQGRLTDEGFKIFEINARFTGITGWRSMVGFNEVEHCILDVLNLPNNKILPLEFSYNKCGVRQVENMALFIKKTKKLEAILVTGGNGYLGNLLVKELLDFGHKVYVYDFNANNLVESDRLVFLNANETSVNEIPFQLIDAIIHCAFARPFKSNEQIAQSIRLSKELIKNTVLRQVPVFVNISSKSVYRTDRIVSVKEQEQVSPESIYAEAKYAVEQMLELASSIRPTFKYTSLRLGFLFGPSKGIVPIDFISRITSNIYSGKPIKIVNGGNRFNGLDVRDATEGIIRLLSTSSSEWNKIYNFGAPNSYSYEEVIRRITEITDSSIEPEVDVNLNPGYKTQEIDSKSFYDLLSWKPKHKLEQSLIRHIEMIK; encoded by the coding sequence ATGAGAAAAATAGTTGCTGGTATTTTAAGTGTTGGAAGTGGTATAGGACAATCTGTAGTAGATTCTTGTCTTAGATCTAATCTAAATTTATTTACTGTGGGACTTAGTAACTCTCACCTATCATATGGGGGCTTTTTATGTGATAAGTTTGATATTATTCCTGGTGTTAAGGAAGCAAAATATTTAGATGTACTAATTGAGAAATGTTATGAATATTCTATTAATGTTTTGATACCAGGTCTAGATTTTGAAGTCTTAGTTTTATCTAGGAACAAGAAAATCTTTGAAGACAAAGGTATAAAAATAATCGTAGCTGATCACAGTTTTGTGAGTGTTGTCAGAGCCAAGAAGGATTATGCGAGTGTATTTAGCAATTTTTGCTGTCACTTTGTAAAATCATTTTCTACCACTGAATTGCAAAATGAAGAAATTCAATTTCCAGTCATTTGTAAACCAAATGAAGGTTCAGGATCAAATGGTGTTAGTATCATATTTAATAAAACTGAAATTAATAGAGATAATGATAATTACTTCTATCAGGAAATTGCATTTCCTGAGTCGTTAGATGAAAACTTTGAGTTGTATTGTCAAAGTATTGATAAAGGAGTTATTTGTCAAATTTCGGAAATATCAGCTCAGATAGTAGTTGGTAAGAATGGAAATGTTTTAGGAAGAATGTGTACTAAGAATGAATTGAAGAATGGCGTGCCTATTAAAATGATTCCATATGATGATAAAAAAGTATGGAAAGTTATAGATGAGTTGCTACCATCATTTATCTCATTAGGGTACTCAGGACCATTAAATATACAAGGAAGATTAACAGATGAAGGATTCAAAATATTTGAGATTAATGCTCGATTTACTGGTATTACAGGATGGAGATCTATGGTGGGATTTAACGAAGTTGAACATTGTATTTTGGATGTTTTGAACTTGCCTAATAATAAAATATTACCTTTAGAATTCAGTTACAATAAGTGTGGAGTGAGACAAGTAGAAAATATGGCTTTATTCATTAAAAAAACTAAGAAACTAGAAGCAATATTAGTTACTGGTGGTAATGGGTATTTGGGAAACTTGTTAGTGAAGGAATTATTGGATTTTGGTCATAAAGTTTATGTTTATGATTTCAATGCAAATAATCTTGTTGAGTCAGATAGACTAGTGTTCTTGAATGCTAATGAGACATCAGTTAATGAGATTCCTTTTCAATTAATTGATGCTATAATACATTGTGCTTTTGCAAGACCTTTCAAATCAAACGAACAAATTGCACAAAGTATCCGTTTATCGAAAGAATTAATCAAGAATACAGTTTTAAGGCAAGTACCAGTTTTTGTAAATATTTCCTCAAAATCAGTTTATAGAACTGATAGAATAGTTAGCGTCAAAGAACAAGAACAAGTAAGCCCAGAATCAATTTACGCAGAAGCAAAATATGCTGTAGAACAGATGTTAGAATTAGCATCAAGTATTAGACCTACATTTAAATATACATCGTTAAGACTAGGATTCCTTTTTGGCCCATCTAAGGGCATAGTTCCTATAGATTTTATATCTAGGATTACAAGCAACATTTATTCAGGAAAACCTATAAAAATAGTAAATGGTGGTAATCGTTTTAATGGGTTAGACGTTCGAGATGCTACTGAGGGAATAATAAGATTGTTAAGTACATCGAGTAGCGAATGGAATAAGATTTACAACTTTGGTGCACCGAACTCTTATTCATATGAAGAAGTAATAAGAAGAATAACTGAAATCACTGATTCTAGCATTGAACCCGAGGTTGATGTAAACTTGAACCCTGGCTATAAAACTCAGGAGATTGATTCTAAATCTTTTTATGATTTACTTTCATGGAAGCCAAAACATAAATTAGAACAATCTTTAATAAGACATATTGAAATGATTAAATAA
- the nfdA gene encoding N-substituted formamide deformylase precursor — translation MSSNFFYDSHLHLLGLGYIQSMLDLSEFESIEDIVGIRTDKAIILGRGWHQSNFKEKRYINKKDLNRITTVKPVIFTRVCGHVLVCNDKALEIAGINESTPQIEGGTFDYKTGIFTEDTLILINKIVPKPSKEDIKEYFVKGNNLLLNHNVTKCASDDFSTLNVSYELIIECLEELYSEGRMKVNLYEQVNLPSKELLLDYISKGYHIKKFNGFRMGPLKLLADGSLGGRTAYLREDYADDPGNRGIKVFKDEELEKLIYIADSNNIDVAIHAIGDGMIDIVIDSIEKSINKTKRFDHRHSIIHAQLADRLQIKRMKKLGINVIVQPIFLNSDIAIIKERLGEERAKETYLFKTMYNEGIKVGFSTDAPVEGVSPEENIYCAMNRRSIKNPELGEFLPEEKFTYEEAIECYTTSNLWLSYDE, via the coding sequence ATGTCCAGTAATTTTTTTTATGATTCACACCTTCATCTATTAGGCCTTGGATACATTCAATCTATGCTCGATTTATCCGAGTTCGAGAGTATTGAAGATATAGTTGGAATTAGGACTGATAAAGCTATAATATTGGGTAGAGGTTGGCATCAGTCTAATTTCAAAGAGAAGAGGTATATCAACAAGAAAGATCTCAATAGGATTACTACAGTCAAGCCTGTTATTTTTACACGTGTTTGTGGACACGTTTTAGTATGTAATGACAAGGCACTGGAGATTGCAGGTATAAATGAATCAACACCTCAAATTGAAGGAGGTACTTTTGATTATAAGACCGGTATCTTCACAGAAGATACTTTAATTTTAATCAATAAAATAGTACCTAAGCCTTCAAAAGAAGATATCAAAGAGTACTTTGTCAAAGGTAATAATTTACTATTAAACCACAATGTCACAAAATGTGCGTCAGATGACTTCAGTACATTGAATGTATCTTATGAATTGATAATTGAATGTTTAGAGGAATTATATAGTGAAGGAAGAATGAAAGTGAATCTTTATGAGCAAGTAAATCTACCTTCCAAGGAATTGCTTTTAGATTATATTAGTAAAGGGTATCATATTAAAAAGTTTAATGGTTTTAGAATGGGACCACTAAAACTCTTAGCTGATGGTAGTTTAGGTGGGAGAACAGCATATCTTAGAGAAGATTATGCTGATGATCCTGGTAATAGAGGAATAAAAGTCTTTAAGGATGAGGAATTGGAAAAACTTATCTATATTGCTGATAGTAATAATATTGATGTAGCTATTCATGCCATTGGAGATGGTATGATAGATATAGTAATTGATTCTATTGAGAAATCAATTAATAAAACAAAAAGGTTTGATCATAGACACTCAATCATCCATGCACAGTTAGCAGATAGACTTCAAATTAAAAGGATGAAGAAGTTAGGAATAAATGTTATTGTTCAACCTATATTCTTAAATAGTGATATTGCTATAATAAAAGAAAGATTAGGCGAAGAAAGAGCGAAAGAAACATACCTATTTAAAACAATGTACAATGAAGGTATCAAAGTTGGCTTTAGTACTGATGCTCCTGTTGAAGGTGTTAGTCCAGAAGAGAATATCTATTGTGCTATGAATAGAAGAAGTATTAAGAATCCTGAGTTGGGAGAGTTTTTACCTGAAGAAAAATTCACATATGAAGAAGCTATAGAGTGTTATACGACTAGTAATTTATGGTTGTCTTACGATGAATAA
- a CDS encoding Polysaccharide biosynthesis protein, whose translation MSNDLEKRSTKTIKKGAIVAYASVIFSIVSRLIYTPLLISHLGQVDYGLYSLGLSLITFLMLDYGLSDTVSRYLSKYRAEGNQEQSGNFLGIIVKLYVFIDILLIGILFIVFFNLESIYTQLTFEEIQRFKTPFILVASYGVISFAFIPLNGILLSYEESFLLKICGLFQKVFLVVFIVVFLFFEQDLYIMILAPIISGLILIISKVIVFIRKIDVKINVLFFDLKLFKEILLFTFWTSIIAVSVRMVPILSPSLIGAWVGSVSITIYSIASGIENYVYTFANAINGMFLPKISRRVIMQNGNQLVTDLMIKVGRIVLLIVTPIYIGLLLLGRDFISLWVGNEYALSYYLLMLILIPGYVYLPQQIGNAVVLAKNKIKHSAIVQLIVFVIFIILSNILMTRFGVIGIGFSILISNTIRNILMNVLFYKYCGINVRRFFASVHFKFIIQSLIVTVLSYSSFFLFSGISWMSIVIKGAIIVTLYFLVMWFFGINETEKGFVLKTMKRIVRKIIS comes from the coding sequence ATGAGTAACGATCTTGAGAAAAGAAGTACAAAGACTATAAAAAAAGGAGCTATTGTAGCGTATGCTTCTGTTATTTTCAGTATAGTTTCTAGACTCATATATACTCCTTTACTTATATCACATTTAGGACAAGTTGATTATGGATTATATTCCTTGGGGCTTTCTCTAATAACATTCCTAATGCTTGATTATGGATTAAGTGATACAGTTTCCAGATACTTGTCAAAGTATCGTGCTGAAGGAAATCAAGAACAAAGTGGTAACTTCCTTGGTATAATTGTTAAATTGTATGTATTTATAGATATACTACTGATAGGTATACTTTTTATAGTTTTCTTTAACCTTGAGTCAATCTACACTCAACTTACATTTGAAGAGATTCAAAGGTTTAAGACACCCTTTATTCTTGTTGCTTCTTATGGAGTAATAAGTTTTGCATTTATTCCCCTAAACGGAATCCTTTTGTCCTATGAGGAATCGTTTTTACTTAAAATATGTGGTCTGTTTCAAAAGGTTTTTCTTGTTGTTTTTATAGTTGTATTTTTATTCTTTGAACAAGACCTATATATTATGATTCTGGCTCCTATAATATCTGGATTAATATTAATAATTTCAAAAGTTATTGTTTTTATTAGGAAGATTGATGTTAAGATTAATGTTTTGTTTTTTGATTTGAAACTATTTAAGGAAATCCTGTTATTCACTTTTTGGACTTCAATAATTGCGGTTTCAGTTCGTATGGTACCAATTTTATCACCATCATTAATTGGTGCTTGGGTAGGTTCTGTAAGTATAACAATATATTCAATAGCAAGTGGTATAGAGAATTATGTCTATACTTTTGCTAATGCAATTAACGGAATGTTTTTACCTAAAATATCTAGGCGAGTAATAATGCAGAATGGAAACCAGTTGGTTACGGATTTAATGATTAAGGTTGGTCGGATTGTGTTACTTATTGTTACTCCAATTTATATCGGATTACTTCTTTTAGGGAGGGATTTTATTTCCTTGTGGGTAGGAAATGAGTATGCATTATCTTACTACCTTTTAATGTTGATTTTGATACCTGGGTATGTATATCTACCTCAACAAATTGGGAATGCAGTGGTTCTTGCGAAAAATAAGATTAAACATAGTGCTATTGTACAATTAATTGTATTTGTAATATTTATTATACTGTCAAACATTCTTATGACTAGATTTGGTGTTATAGGTATTGGATTCTCAATATTGATTTCTAATACTATTAGAAATATTCTGATGAATGTACTTTTTTATAAGTATTGTGGAATCAATGTGCGTAGGTTTTTTGCTAGTGTTCATTTTAAGTTTATTATTCAAAGTCTCATTGTAACTGTGCTCTCATATTCCTCATTCTTCTTATTTTCAGGTATTTCATGGATGAGTATTGTTATTAAGGGAGCAATAATAGTTACATTATATTTCTTGGTTATGTGGTTTTTTGGAATCAACGAGACTGAGAAAGGATTTGTATTGAAGACAATGAAAAGGATTGTAAGGAAAATAATTAGTTAA
- a CDS encoding NAD dependent epimerase/dehydratase family protein → MKVLITGSKGFIGSNLYVNLKDEYDVLCFDINNTFDELLEMIEKADFIIHLAGANRPKSKADFAIVNRDLTEIIVNHIRKLERNIPIIYTSSIQATINNDYGKSKKEAEDILIKYKDETNNNIYVYRLPNLFGKWSRPNYNSVVSTFCHNIANDLPIQVNDSSYEISLAYIDDVVMSFKEKLVEKYNEINSFYEIKEVYTVTLGSLARTLKQFKLSRDDRGLPNFDNDFEKKLYSTYLSYLNKNDFSYNLTRHSDERGSFTEIIRTKSKGQFSVNIIKPGVIKGNHWHNTKNEKFLVVAGEGVIRFRNVLDTEIIEYFVSESKYEVLDIPVGYTHNIENLGASNMVVFMWANEAYDKDNPDTYYLEV, encoded by the coding sequence ATGAAGGTTTTGATTACAGGTAGCAAAGGTTTCATAGGTAGTAACCTATATGTAAACTTAAAAGATGAATATGATGTTTTATGTTTTGATATAAATAACACTTTCGACGAATTGCTAGAAATGATTGAAAAGGCAGACTTTATTATTCATTTAGCAGGTGCTAATAGACCGAAAAGTAAAGCAGACTTCGCAATAGTAAATAGAGATTTGACTGAAATAATAGTGAATCACATTAGGAAATTGGAGAGAAATATACCTATAATATATACTTCTAGTATTCAGGCAACAATAAATAATGATTATGGGAAGAGTAAGAAAGAGGCAGAGGATATACTCATAAAATATAAAGATGAAACAAATAATAACATATATGTGTATCGCCTTCCAAACCTTTTTGGAAAGTGGTCTAGACCAAATTATAACTCTGTAGTTTCTACATTTTGTCATAATATAGCAAATGATTTACCAATTCAAGTTAACGATAGTAGTTATGAAATATCTCTTGCATATATAGATGATGTGGTTATGAGTTTTAAAGAGAAACTTGTTGAGAAGTACAATGAAATTAATAGTTTTTATGAAATTAAAGAAGTGTATACTGTAACTTTGGGGAGTTTGGCAAGAACTCTCAAACAGTTCAAATTGTCGAGAGATGATAGAGGTTTACCCAATTTTGATAATGACTTTGAGAAGAAATTGTATAGCACTTACTTAAGTTATCTAAACAAGAATGATTTCTCATATAATCTGACAAGACACTCTGATGAAAGAGGTTCATTTACTGAGATTATTAGAACTAAATCAAAAGGACAGTTCTCTGTCAATATAATCAAACCTGGTGTTATTAAGGGGAATCACTGGCACAACACTAAAAATGAGAAATTTCTTGTTGTTGCAGGAGAAGGTGTAATTAGATTTAGAAATGTACTAGATACTGAAATCATTGAGTACTTTGTATCTGAATCTAAGTATGAAGTATTGGATATTCCAGTTGGGTATACACATAATATTGAAAATTTAGGAGCATCAAATATGGTTGTTTTTATGTGGGCTAATGAAGCTTATGATAAAGATAATCCAGATACATATTATTTGGAGGTATAA
- the wbpI gene encoding UDP-2,3-diacetamido-2,3-dideoxy-D-glucuronate 2-epimerase, with protein MKKMKIMTVVGTRPEIIRLSMVIKKLEKYSAIKHVLVHTGQNYDYELNEVFFKDFSLRKPDYFLEAATGKPMETIGNILISLDPILEDEQPDAILILGDTNSCLSAIAAKRRHIPIFHMEAGNRCFDLRVPEETNRMIVDHIADINLPYSNIAREYLLREGLSPDKIIKTGSPMYEVITNMRSEIDQSDILDELNLVEGKYFVISAHREENIKSDRNFYNLVDSINEIANKYEYPVIFSTHPRTMNRIRKVGIKFHDLVRNIKPLGFNDYINLQINSFAVLSDSGTISEETSILNLNALNIREAHERPEAMEEGAVMMVGLEKERILQGLSIIGEQKNRKHIIVKDYEVPNVSEKVVKIILSYINYVSVDL; from the coding sequence ATGAAAAAGATGAAAATAATGACAGTCGTTGGGACTAGACCAGAGATAATTAGATTATCTATGGTCATTAAAAAACTTGAAAAGTATTCAGCTATAAAACATGTTTTGGTTCATACAGGACAAAACTACGATTATGAATTGAACGAAGTCTTTTTTAAAGATTTCTCCTTACGAAAACCTGATTATTTCCTTGAAGCTGCTACCGGTAAACCTATGGAAACCATAGGGAATATTTTGATTAGTTTAGATCCGATTCTAGAAGATGAGCAACCGGATGCAATACTTATATTAGGCGATACAAATAGTTGTTTAAGTGCAATTGCAGCTAAGAGAAGACATATACCGATATTTCATATGGAAGCTGGGAATAGATGTTTTGATTTAAGAGTTCCTGAAGAGACAAATAGAATGATTGTGGATCATATCGCTGACATAAATCTTCCTTATAGTAATATAGCAAGAGAATATTTGTTGAGGGAAGGACTATCTCCTGACAAAATTATTAAGACAGGAAGTCCTATGTATGAGGTAATCACAAATATGAGATCTGAAATTGATCAGTCAGATATATTAGACGAACTGAATCTAGTAGAAGGGAAGTATTTTGTGATTTCGGCTCACAGAGAGGAGAATATAAAGTCTGATAGAAATTTTTATAATTTAGTTGACAGTATAAACGAAATAGCTAATAAGTATGAGTATCCTGTTATTTTCAGTACTCATCCGAGAACAATGAATCGTATTAGGAAAGTTGGCATAAAGTTCCATGATCTTGTTAGGAACATTAAGCCGCTAGGATTTAATGATTACATAAATCTTCAGATTAACTCTTTTGCAGTACTAAGTGATAGTGGGACTATTAGTGAGGAAACGTCAATCTTGAATCTTAACGCATTAAATATTCGGGAAGCACATGAACGACCTGAGGCTATGGAAGAGGGTGCTGTTATGATGGTTGGTCTCGAAAAGGAGAGGATTCTTCAGGGATTAAGTATTATAGGTGAGCAAAAAAATAGAAAGCATATCATTGTCAAAGATTACGAAGTTCCGAATGTTTCTGAGAAGGTAGTGAAAATAATCCTTTCATATATTAACTACGTTTCAGTGGATTTGTAA
- the rmlA1 gene encoding Glucose-1-phosphate thymidylyltransferase 1 — MKGIVLAAGAGTRLYPITRSVNKQLLPIYDKPMIYYPISTLMEIGIQDILLITSEREQDNFKHLLGDGSQFGIKMNYAIQYVPKGISDAFIIAEEFIGDDESVLILGDNIFYGESLRKNLVNAKENLRNGYSTVFGYKVDDPERFGVIEFNDKQEVVSLEEKPTEPKSNYAATGLYFYTPGATNNAKTLKPSARGEIEITDLNKIYLNEGNLKCELMGTDINWIDTGTYDSMLEASIKIKAYEEGTSKKVAQLEEIALRKGYLSNDNLKEIADNMIKSGYQKQLTKLL; from the coding sequence ATGAAAGGTATTGTGCTAGCAGCAGGTGCAGGAACTAGACTGTACCCAATAACTAGAAGTGTTAATAAACAATTATTACCAATATATGATAAACCAATGATTTATTATCCTATAAGTACTCTTATGGAGATTGGTATTCAAGATATCCTACTAATAACAAGTGAAAGAGAACAAGATAACTTTAAACATTTATTAGGTGATGGTTCACAATTTGGTATTAAAATGAATTATGCTATTCAATATGTACCAAAAGGAATAAGTGATGCTTTCATCATCGCTGAAGAATTCATCGGTGACGATGAATCAGTATTGATCTTAGGAGATAATATCTTCTATGGTGAATCACTAAGAAAGAATCTGGTAAACGCTAAAGAGAACTTAAGAAACGGATATAGCACAGTATTTGGATATAAAGTAGATGATCCTGAAAGATTTGGAGTAATTGAGTTTAATGATAAACAAGAAGTAGTGTCATTAGAAGAAAAACCTACAGAACCAAAATCTAATTATGCTGCTACCGGGCTTTATTTTTATACTCCAGGGGCTACTAATAATGCGAAAACATTGAAACCATCAGCGCGTGGTGAAATTGAAATAACTGATTTAAATAAGATATACTTAAATGAAGGAAACCTAAAATGCGAATTAATGGGTACCGACATTAATTGGATAGATACCGGGACATACGATAGTATGTTAGAAGCATCTATCAAAATTAAAGCCTATGAAGAGGGAACTTCTAAGAAAGTTGCACAATTAGAAGAAATAGCTCTAAGAAAAGGATACTTATCAAACGATAATTTAAAAGAGATTGCTGATAATATGATTAAGTCAGGTTATCAAAAACAATTAACGAAGTTATTATAA
- the capD gene encoding UDP-glucose 4-epimerase yields the protein MFEGKILLITGGTGSFGNAVMRRFLNTSIKEIRIFSRDEKKQDDMRKKYNNPKLKFYIGDVRDASSIVPAMIGTDFVFHAAALKQVPSCEFFPLEAVKTNILGTNNVLDTAIAYKVKKVICLSTDKAAYPINAMGISKAMMEKVFVAKSRNIDPKKTLICGTRYGNVMGSRGSVIPLFISQIKKNKPLTLTNPDMTRFMMNLDEAVELVIFAFQHAKSGDIMVQKAPAATVEVLAKALLELFSSDCKLKVIGTRHGEKLYETLLTKEENFAATDMGEYFCIPADTRDLNYDKFFKDGNEELLEIQDYHSHNTKRLSINEMKEKLLELDIVKEELIGWETK from the coding sequence ATGTTTGAAGGAAAAATATTACTAATAACCGGTGGAACTGGATCTTTTGGAAACGCTGTTATGAGAAGGTTTCTTAACACAAGTATTAAAGAAATAAGAATATTCTCTAGAGATGAGAAGAAGCAAGACGATATGAGAAAAAAATATAATAATCCTAAGCTTAAATTCTATATTGGTGATGTAAGAGATGCGTCAAGCATCGTACCTGCAATGATAGGAACTGACTTTGTTTTTCATGCAGCAGCTCTAAAGCAAGTTCCATCTTGTGAGTTTTTTCCCTTAGAAGCTGTGAAAACAAATATATTGGGGACAAACAATGTTTTGGATACGGCGATTGCGTATAAAGTTAAGAAAGTTATTTGTCTGTCTACTGATAAAGCCGCATACCCTATAAACGCAATGGGGATTTCAAAAGCTATGATGGAAAAAGTGTTTGTTGCAAAATCTAGGAATATCGACCCAAAGAAAACACTAATCTGCGGAACTCGATATGGTAATGTGATGGGATCTAGGGGTTCTGTGATTCCTTTGTTTATTTCTCAGATTAAGAAGAATAAACCATTGACTCTTACCAATCCGGATATGACAAGATTTATGATGAATCTTGATGAAGCAGTTGAACTGGTCATATTTGCTTTTCAACACGCCAAATCAGGAGACATAATGGTGCAAAAAGCACCAGCTGCAACAGTAGAAGTACTTGCAAAAGCATTATTGGAGTTGTTTAGTTCTGATTGTAAATTAAAAGTAATTGGAACAAGACATGGTGAAAAACTCTATGAGACTTTGCTGACAAAAGAAGAGAATTTTGCAGCCACTGATATGGGGGAGTATTTTTGTATTCCAGCAGATACAAGAGATTTAAATTATGATAAGTTCTTCAAAGACGGAAATGAGGAATTACTAGAAATTCAGGACTATCATTCTCACAATACAAAAAGACTTTCAATTAACGAGATGAAAGAGAAACTATTAGAATTAGATATAGTAAAGGAAGAACTTATAGGGTGGGAAACAAAATGA